One Frankia alni ACN14a DNA window includes the following coding sequences:
- a CDS encoding acyl-CoA dehydrogenase family protein has product MIDFSLPQELVDLRERVRSFVENEIVPFERDPRLTAHGPTDELRQDLVGLARKAGLLTIQAPRRFGGRELTHIEQAVVYEAAGWSTLGPVAMNCAAPDEANMGLLAKIADPEQQEEFLRPVIEGGARSVFAMTEPGGAGSDPNQLLTEAVRDGDDFVVNGRKWLITGANGALTWIIMARLAPGADGLGGPTLFLTRGDTPGIEVERVMNTMDRNYVEGHGVVTFRDLRLPASAVLGTPGDAFRYAQLRLTPARLTHCMRWLGAADRAHSIAVEHARTRTAFGRPIGEHQGVGFQLADNEIALDNCRLAIWHACWLLDRGEQGRHEASKVKCYVSEELFRVADRCVQVLGGIGVTDETVVEMIFRDIRAFRLYDGPTEVHKHAVARRLLRARTTTPAVPAPAASGIPTPG; this is encoded by the coding sequence ATGATCGATTTCAGTCTTCCGCAGGAGCTGGTGGATCTTCGGGAGCGGGTGCGGTCGTTCGTCGAGAACGAGATCGTCCCGTTCGAGCGCGACCCGCGGCTGACCGCGCACGGCCCCACCGACGAGCTGCGCCAGGACCTCGTCGGCCTGGCGCGTAAGGCCGGCCTGCTGACCATCCAGGCGCCGAGGAGGTTCGGCGGCCGGGAGCTCACCCACATCGAGCAGGCGGTGGTCTACGAGGCGGCCGGCTGGTCGACGCTCGGGCCGGTGGCGATGAACTGCGCCGCGCCGGACGAGGCGAACATGGGGCTGCTGGCGAAGATCGCCGACCCGGAGCAGCAGGAGGAGTTCCTGCGGCCGGTCATTGAGGGCGGGGCGCGCTCGGTGTTCGCGATGACCGAGCCGGGCGGCGCCGGCTCCGACCCGAACCAGCTGCTCACCGAGGCCGTCCGCGACGGCGACGACTTCGTGGTCAACGGGCGCAAGTGGCTGATCACCGGGGCGAACGGCGCGCTGACCTGGATCATCATGGCCCGGCTGGCCCCCGGCGCCGACGGGCTGGGCGGCCCGACGCTGTTCCTCACCCGGGGCGACACACCCGGCATCGAGGTGGAGCGGGTCATGAACACCATGGACCGCAACTACGTCGAGGGTCACGGCGTGGTGACCTTCCGCGACCTGCGCCTGCCCGCCTCGGCGGTGCTCGGCACGCCCGGCGACGCCTTCCGCTACGCCCAGCTGCGGCTCACCCCGGCCCGGCTGACCCACTGCATGCGCTGGCTGGGCGCGGCCGACCGGGCGCACAGCATCGCCGTCGAGCACGCCCGCACCCGCACGGCGTTCGGTCGCCCGATCGGGGAGCACCAGGGCGTCGGCTTCCAGCTCGCCGACAACGAGATCGCACTGGACAACTGCCGGCTGGCGATCTGGCACGCCTGCTGGCTGCTCGACCGGGGGGAACAGGGCAGGCACGAGGCGTCGAAGGTCAAGTGCTACGTGTCCGAGGAGCTGTTCCGCGTCGCCGACCGCTGCGTGCAGGTCCTCGGCGGCATCGGGGTGACCGACGAGACCGTCGTCGAGATGATCTTCCGGGACATTCGGGCGTTCCGCCTCTACGACGGCCCGACCGAGGTGCACAAGCACGCCGTCGCCCGGCGCCTGCTGCGGGCGCGGACCACCACCCCGGCCGTCCCGGCGCCGGCGGCCTCCGGCATCCCCACCCCCGGCTGA
- a CDS encoding phosphotransferase family protein, with product MTGVDPRFRPPETTIAQPWDRVAAELARHGLHLDTDVAPRQFAGGLANLNYLVSVNGSPAVLRRPPPGPSAEGANDMAREWRVLRQLGAGYPLAPRGVHFCTDTDVLGAQFQVLEYRDGVTVGATVPPALAAAEPAGADSVPGRLTATLLAAMAALHALDPASVGLGDLGRPEGFLGRQVEGWARRAAAVYPDGPPAAARAVIGWLRAAVVDVPAGEARLIHGDLKFDNMLVAPGTLAPVAVLDWDMTTRGDPLFDLAVLLSYWIEPDDPPALHELRQVPSLEPGFPRREQVAAGYFAAAGRPPAELGFHLALARLRLAIAWMQLYRRFAGDPVAGPRYAGFARIADAVLGWTADLTAARP from the coding sequence GTGACCGGCGTCGACCCGCGGTTCCGACCGCCCGAGACGACGATCGCCCAGCCCTGGGACCGGGTCGCCGCCGAGCTGGCCCGTCACGGGCTGCACCTGGACACCGACGTCGCTCCCCGCCAGTTCGCCGGTGGCCTGGCGAACCTCAACTATCTGGTGTCCGTGAACGGCAGCCCCGCCGTGCTGCGCCGCCCGCCGCCCGGGCCGTCGGCGGAGGGCGCCAACGACATGGCGCGCGAGTGGCGGGTGCTGCGCCAGCTCGGCGCGGGCTACCCGCTCGCCCCGCGCGGGGTGCACTTCTGCACCGACACCGACGTTCTCGGCGCCCAGTTCCAGGTGCTGGAGTACCGCGACGGCGTCACCGTCGGCGCCACCGTGCCGCCCGCGCTCGCCGCGGCCGAGCCCGCCGGTGCCGACTCGGTTCCCGGGCGGCTGACCGCGACCCTGCTGGCGGCGATGGCAGCCCTGCACGCCCTGGACCCGGCGTCGGTCGGGCTCGGGGATCTCGGCCGGCCCGAGGGGTTCCTCGGCCGGCAGGTGGAGGGCTGGGCTCGCCGGGCCGCCGCGGTGTACCCCGACGGGCCGCCGGCCGCCGCCAGGGCGGTGATCGGCTGGCTGCGCGCCGCCGTCGTCGACGTGCCGGCGGGCGAGGCGCGCCTGATCCACGGCGACCTCAAGTTCGACAACATGCTCGTCGCCCCGGGGACCCTCGCCCCGGTCGCCGTCCTCGACTGGGACATGACGACCCGCGGCGACCCCCTGTTCGACCTGGCGGTGCTGCTGTCCTACTGGATCGAGCCGGACGACCCGCCGGCGCTGCACGAGCTGCGCCAGGTGCCCTCGCTCGAACCCGGCTTCCCGCGGCGCGAGCAGGTCGCCGCGGGCTACTTCGCCGCGGCGGGCCGCCCGCCGGCCGAGCTGGGCTTCCATCTGGCGCTGGCCCGGTTACGGCTGGCGATCGCCTGGATGCAGCTGTACCGGCGCTTCGCCGGCGATCCGGTGGCCGGCCCCCGCTACGCCGGGTTCGCGCGGATCGCCGACGCCGTGCTCGGCTGGACGGCGGACCTCACCGCCGCCCGCCCCTGA
- a CDS encoding enoyl-CoA hydratase, which produces MVDADPGTGELLVERVDGVAVLTLHRPKARNALTARLIRTLRAALAAADADDAVDVVVLTGADPAFCAGLDLGEVAGSGENLRLAQTRPGDAGPPPGLPWEPTGKPLIGAINGPAITGGFELALHCDILIASQRAAFADTHTRVGVLPSWGMSVLLPRAVGERRALRMSLSGEFLDPVAARDAGLVSEVVPHDDLLPAAHRLAQRIRASDPATRVAFLASARAIAAQGTADALAAESRAAAAWLERGFDAGGVAGRRAGIVAGNRGQLTAAPAAPAAPAASGSGDAG; this is translated from the coding sequence ATGGTCGACGCCGATCCCGGCACCGGTGAACTCCTGGTCGAGCGGGTGGACGGGGTCGCCGTCCTCACCCTGCACCGGCCGAAGGCACGCAACGCCCTGACCGCCCGGCTGATCCGGACCCTGCGGGCGGCGCTCGCCGCGGCGGACGCCGACGACGCCGTCGACGTCGTCGTCCTCACCGGCGCCGACCCGGCGTTCTGCGCCGGCCTCGACCTCGGCGAGGTGGCCGGCAGCGGCGAGAACCTGCGCCTGGCCCAGACCCGTCCGGGCGACGCCGGCCCGCCGCCCGGTCTGCCCTGGGAGCCGACCGGCAAGCCGCTGATCGGCGCGATCAACGGTCCGGCGATCACCGGCGGCTTCGAGCTGGCGCTGCACTGCGACATCCTCATCGCCTCGCAGCGGGCGGCGTTCGCCGACACCCACACCCGGGTCGGCGTCCTGCCGAGCTGGGGAATGAGTGTCCTGCTTCCGCGGGCGGTCGGCGAGCGCCGGGCGCTGCGGATGAGCCTGTCCGGTGAGTTCCTCGACCCGGTGGCCGCCCGGGACGCGGGTCTGGTCAGCGAGGTCGTCCCGCACGACGACCTGCTGCCCGCCGCCCACCGCCTCGCCCAGCGCATCCGCGCGTCGGACCCGGCGACGCGGGTGGCGTTCCTCGCCTCCGCGCGGGCGATCGCGGCGCAGGGCACCGCCGACGCGCTGGCCGCCGAGTCGCGCGCCGCCGCCGCCTGGCTGGAACGCGGCTTCGACGCCGGCGGCGTCGCCGGCCGCCGCGCGGGCATCGTCGCCGGGAACCGAGGCCAGCTCACCGCCGCGCCCGCCGCGCCCGCCGCGCCCGCCGCCTCCGGCTCGGGGGACGCGGGGTGA
- a CDS encoding enoyl-CoA hydratase-related protein codes for MGHRCFEVDVIGRVAQLVLNRPAALNTLLPEFWREFPDAVGRLSDAGDVRALIISSTGRHFCAGMDLSAFEHSDLLSGGDPARANAGRKRLIARMQDAFTALERARMPVLAAVQGGCLGGGLDLITACDLRYATADAFFVVQETNIGITADLGTLQRLPTLIPAGVARELAYTGRRLPAARARELGLVNEVFDDHDALLAGVREIAAEIAARSPLAVWGSKESLLYARDHDVAAGLDQIATWQTGAFQAEEVAEAMRGRAGGHAPDYPDLPAVPPL; via the coding sequence GTGGGCCACCGCTGCTTCGAGGTCGACGTCATCGGCCGGGTCGCGCAGCTGGTGCTCAACCGGCCGGCCGCGCTCAACACGCTGCTGCCGGAGTTCTGGCGGGAGTTTCCCGACGCCGTCGGCCGGCTCAGCGACGCCGGTGACGTGCGGGCGCTGATCATCTCCTCGACCGGCCGACACTTCTGCGCCGGGATGGACCTGTCCGCGTTCGAGCACAGCGACCTGCTGTCCGGCGGCGACCCGGCGCGTGCCAACGCCGGCCGCAAGCGGCTCATCGCCCGCATGCAGGACGCCTTCACCGCGCTGGAGCGGGCCCGGATGCCGGTGCTCGCGGCCGTGCAGGGCGGCTGCCTCGGCGGCGGCCTCGATCTGATCACCGCCTGCGACCTGCGGTACGCCACCGCCGACGCCTTCTTCGTCGTCCAGGAGACCAACATCGGGATCACCGCGGACCTGGGCACCCTGCAGCGCCTGCCGACGCTCATCCCGGCCGGGGTGGCCCGGGAGCTGGCCTACACCGGACGGCGCCTGCCGGCCGCGCGGGCCCGCGAGCTCGGCCTCGTCAACGAGGTGTTCGACGACCACGACGCGCTGCTCGCGGGGGTCCGCGAGATCGCCGCCGAGATCGCCGCGCGCAGCCCGCTGGCGGTCTGGGGCAGCAAGGAGAGCCTGCTCTACGCCCGCGACCACGACGTCGCCGCCGGGCTCGACCAGATCGCGACCTGGCAGACGGGAGCCTTCCAGGCCGAGGAGGTCGCCGAGGCGATGCGCGGGCGCGCGGGCGGGCACGCCCCCGACTACCCGGACCTGCCGGCGGTCCCACCGCTCTGA
- a CDS encoding SDR family NAD(P)-dependent oxidoreductase, translating to MTRPTATARPTATAGPVPTDRPAAAGPSPEPADVASFDLRGQVSLVTGGNGGIGLGIAEALAAAGADVVILGTNERKNAAAEQTLAAHGGKVLALRCDVGNEAQVIDAFEQAVGVFGRIDSCFANAGIGGEPMRFTDLTLDQWHQVLRINLDGVFLTFRTAARHMVAAGAGGSLVAVSSIIGTNRGFARTQAYGTAKAALSGLVRSCAVELSRDGIRVNAILPGYIRTALADDLLDDEKFAARSLPRLLGRRWGTPADLGGIAVYLASAASRYQTGEQIVVDGGYVLS from the coding sequence ATGACCCGTCCCACCGCGACCGCTCGTCCCACCGCGACCGCCGGTCCCGTTCCGACGGACCGTCCCGCGGCGGCGGGCCCGAGCCCCGAGCCGGCGGACGTCGCCTCGTTCGACCTGCGGGGCCAGGTCTCGCTCGTCACCGGGGGCAACGGCGGGATCGGCCTGGGCATCGCCGAGGCGCTGGCCGCCGCCGGGGCGGACGTCGTCATCCTCGGCACGAACGAGCGTAAGAACGCCGCCGCGGAGCAGACCCTCGCCGCGCACGGCGGCAAGGTGCTCGCGCTGCGCTGCGACGTCGGGAACGAGGCGCAGGTCATCGACGCGTTCGAGCAGGCGGTCGGTGTGTTCGGGCGGATCGACTCCTGCTTCGCGAACGCCGGCATCGGCGGGGAGCCGATGCGCTTCACCGACCTGACTCTCGACCAGTGGCACCAGGTGCTGCGGATCAACCTGGACGGGGTGTTCCTCACCTTCCGCACCGCGGCCCGGCACATGGTCGCCGCCGGCGCGGGAGGCAGCCTCGTCGCGGTGTCGAGCATCATCGGGACCAACCGTGGCTTCGCCCGGACCCAGGCGTACGGCACCGCGAAGGCGGCGCTGTCCGGCCTGGTCCGCAGCTGCGCGGTGGAGCTGAGCCGCGACGGCATCCGGGTCAACGCGATCCTGCCCGGCTACATCCGCACCGCGCTGGCCGACGACCTGCTCGACGACGAGAAGTTCGCCGCCCGCTCGCTGCCGCGGCTGCTGGGCCGGCGCTGGGGCACCCCCGCGGACCTGGGCGGCATCGCCGTCTACCTGGCCTCGGCGGCGTCCCGGTACCAGACCGGCGAGCAGATCGTCGTCGACGGCGGCTACGTCCTGTCCTGA
- a CDS encoding LLM class F420-dependent oxidoreductase, producing the protein MKIDANLSDDLAATPAGAARIEKEGYAGIWVGETRHDPFLQTLQATNATSTASVGTSIAIAFARTPMTLAYLGYDLAQYSEGRFILGLGSQIKPHIEKRFSMTWSHPAARMRELVLATRAIWDSWQNGTKLAFRGDFYTHTLMTPFFAPSPHSYGPPPVYLAGVGEGMTEVAGEVADGFFVHPFSTKKYLEEVTLPALLRGRAKAGRADLDGFAIAGPSFVTVGRTEEELAAAVFGTKKQIAFYASTPAYKAVLDVHGWGDLQPELTNLSKRGEWDGMADLISDEILHTFSVVGTPEEVGKGLIAKISGIYTRTAFYDTWKADPAVWPLLLDATR; encoded by the coding sequence ATGAAGATCGACGCAAACCTGTCGGACGACCTCGCGGCGACGCCGGCGGGCGCGGCGCGTATCGAGAAGGAGGGCTACGCGGGCATCTGGGTGGGGGAGACCCGCCACGACCCGTTCCTGCAGACGCTGCAGGCGACCAACGCGACCTCGACCGCGAGCGTCGGCACGTCGATCGCGATCGCCTTCGCGCGGACCCCGATGACGCTGGCCTACCTCGGCTACGACCTGGCCCAGTACAGCGAGGGCCGGTTCATCCTGGGCCTGGGCTCGCAGATCAAGCCGCACATCGAGAAGCGGTTCTCGATGACCTGGTCGCACCCGGCCGCCCGGATGCGCGAGCTGGTCCTGGCCACCCGGGCGATCTGGGACTCCTGGCAGAACGGCACCAAGCTCGCCTTCCGCGGCGACTTCTACACCCACACCCTCATGACGCCGTTCTTCGCGCCGTCGCCGCACTCCTACGGCCCACCGCCGGTGTACCTCGCCGGCGTCGGCGAGGGGATGACCGAGGTGGCCGGCGAGGTGGCCGACGGCTTCTTCGTCCACCCGTTCAGCACGAAGAAGTACCTCGAGGAGGTCACCCTCCCGGCGCTGCTGCGCGGGCGGGCGAAGGCCGGCAGGGCCGATCTGGACGGCTTCGCGATCGCCGGGCCGTCGTTCGTGACGGTCGGGCGCACCGAGGAGGAGTTGGCGGCGGCGGTCTTCGGGACCAAGAAGCAGATCGCCTTCTACGCCTCCACCCCGGCCTACAAGGCCGTCCTCGACGTGCACGGCTGGGGCGACCTGCAGCCGGAGCTCACCAACCTGTCCAAGCGCGGCGAGTGGGACGGCATGGCCGACCTCATCAGCGACGAAATCCTGCACACGTTCTCGGTCGTCGGGACGCCGGAGGAGGTCGGCAAGGGCCTCATCGCGAAGATCAGCGGCATCTACACCCGGACGGCCTTCTACGACACCTGGAAGGCCGACCCGGCGGTGTGGCCCCTGCTGCTCGACGCGACGCGATGA
- a CDS encoding enoyl-CoA hydratase, translated as MSGPAADRPEPPLVDRPEPLLVDRSGPLLVERRGPVLLLTLHRPAVRNALNVATRQALMAALTEAEGDDAVVAVVLTGTDPAFTGGVDLTEALGPGPKPRGVRSLNPAATLRAMTKPVVAAVNGTCVTGGLEVLLSCSFAVASERARFADTHARVGLVPGWGLSALLPRAVGTRWARRLTATGEQIDAATALRIGLVTEVVAHKAVVTRAVELAAATARTSRRALAAAWELYAEGEGRSLADALAREAGTARHWRVDPQEAQDRFTAVIDTARPAGTARPPA; from the coding sequence GTGAGTGGCCCGGCCGCGGACCGGCCCGAGCCGCCGCTGGTGGACCGGCCCGAGCCTTTGCTGGTGGACCGGTCCGGGCCGCTGCTGGTGGAGCGGCGTGGTCCGGTGCTGCTGCTGACGCTGCACCGCCCGGCCGTGCGCAACGCGCTGAACGTCGCGACCCGGCAGGCGTTGATGGCGGCACTGACCGAGGCCGAGGGGGACGACGCGGTGGTCGCGGTGGTGCTGACCGGCACCGATCCCGCGTTCACCGGGGGGGTCGACCTGACCGAGGCGCTCGGCCCCGGCCCGAAGCCGCGCGGGGTGCGTTCGCTCAACCCGGCGGCGACCCTGCGGGCGATGACGAAGCCGGTGGTCGCCGCGGTGAACGGCACGTGCGTTACCGGCGGCTTGGAGGTGCTGCTGAGCTGCTCGTTCGCGGTGGCCTCCGAGCGGGCCCGTTTCGCCGACACGCATGCCCGGGTCGGCCTGGTGCCCGGCTGGGGGCTCAGCGCCCTGCTGCCGCGGGCGGTCGGAACGCGCTGGGCGCGCCGGCTCACCGCGACCGGCGAGCAGATCGACGCCGCCACGGCGCTGCGCATCGGCCTGGTTACCGAGGTGGTGGCGCACAAGGCGGTGGTGACGCGGGCGGTGGAGCTCGCGGCGGCAACCGCGCGGACGAGCCGGCGCGCGCTGGCCGCCGCCTGGGAGCTGTACGCCGAGGGCGAGGGCAGGTCGCTGGCCGACGCGCTGGCCCGCGAGGCGGGCACGGCCCGGCACTGGCGGGTCGATCCGCAGGAGGCCCAGGACCGGTTCACCGCCGTGATCGACACCGCCAGGCCTGCCGGTACCGCCCGCCCGCCCGCTTGA
- a CDS encoding aldo/keto reductase: MAHRTLDDTTTGTFRLAGHTVRRLGFGAMRISGARNAEGVRDRAQAVALTRRVYERGVNLIDTANIYGYGESEEIIAEALYPYPDDLLITTKAGFRPGKIAPGATSLPPLGRPEHIRAECEKSLRRLRVEAIDLYQVHVPDPQVPYEDTVGAFLDLQREGKVRHIGVSNVTPEQLALARSLGEVVSVQNRYNAGDRTAEAVLAVCERDGLAFLPWAPVLVGERLGAVLDAIAAAREADAAQVALAWLLRRSPVLLPIPGTSKVRHLDANVDAAWVALTDDEVAAIGAASSAPAQARAGGGGPVVGGSR, translated from the coding sequence ATGGCCCACCGCACCCTCGACGACACCACGACCGGCACGTTCCGCCTGGCCGGCCACACCGTGCGCCGCCTCGGCTTCGGCGCCATGCGGATCTCCGGCGCCCGCAACGCCGAGGGGGTCCGCGACCGCGCGCAGGCCGTCGCGCTCACCCGCCGGGTGTACGAGCGCGGCGTCAACCTGATCGACACCGCGAACATCTACGGGTACGGCGAGTCCGAGGAGATCATCGCCGAGGCGCTGTACCCGTACCCCGACGACCTGCTCATCACCACGAAGGCGGGCTTCCGGCCGGGAAAGATCGCCCCGGGAGCGACGAGCCTGCCGCCGCTGGGCCGCCCCGAGCACATCCGGGCCGAGTGCGAGAAGAGCCTGCGCCGGCTGCGGGTCGAGGCCATCGATCTTTATCAGGTGCACGTGCCCGACCCCCAGGTGCCCTACGAGGACACCGTCGGTGCCTTCCTCGACCTTCAGCGGGAGGGCAAGGTCCGCCACATCGGCGTGTCGAACGTGACACCCGAGCAGCTCGCGCTCGCCCGCTCGCTCGGCGAGGTGGTCAGCGTGCAGAACCGGTACAACGCCGGAGACCGGACGGCGGAGGCGGTGCTGGCCGTCTGCGAGCGCGACGGGCTCGCCTTCCTGCCGTGGGCACCGGTGCTGGTCGGCGAGCGCCTCGGCGCGGTACTCGACGCCATCGCCGCCGCCCGTGAGGCGGACGCCGCGCAGGTCGCGCTCGCCTGGCTGCTGCGGCGCTCCCCGGTGCTGCTGCCCATTCCCGGCACGTCGAAGGTCCGTCATCTCGACGCCAACGTCGACGCCGCCTGGGTCGCGCTCACCGACGACGAGGTGGCCGCGATCGGCGCCGCGAGCTCCGCCCCCGCCCAGGCCAGGGCCGGGGGCGGCGGCCCGGTGGTAGGTGGGAGCCGGTGA
- a CDS encoding 3-hydroxyacyl-CoA dehydrogenase, with product MQIADSVAVVTGGASGLGLATATRLVDAGASVVLLDLPSSNGAAVAEKLGSAVRFSPGDVTSPEDVTAALDAAAELGPLRIAVNCAGIGNAAKTLGKQGPFPLDLFERVVRVNLIGSFNVIRLAAERISQVEEIEGERGVIINTASVAAFEGQIGQAAYSASKGGIVGMTLPIARDLANLKIRVVTIAPGLFDTPLLASLPEPARISLGQQVPHPSRLGSPDEYGLLATQIIANPMLNGETIRLDGAIRMAPK from the coding sequence GTGCAGATCGCGGATTCAGTCGCAGTGGTGACCGGCGGGGCGTCCGGCCTCGGCCTCGCCACCGCCACCCGGCTCGTCGACGCCGGCGCGAGCGTCGTCCTGCTCGATCTCCCGAGCTCCAACGGTGCCGCGGTCGCGGAGAAGCTCGGCAGCGCCGTGCGCTTCAGCCCCGGTGACGTCACCTCGCCCGAGGACGTCACCGCCGCGTTGGACGCGGCCGCCGAGCTCGGCCCGCTGCGGATCGCCGTCAACTGCGCGGGCATCGGCAACGCCGCGAAGACGCTGGGCAAGCAGGGGCCGTTCCCGCTCGACCTCTTCGAGCGGGTGGTGCGGGTCAACCTGATCGGCTCGTTCAACGTCATCCGGCTCGCGGCGGAGCGGATCAGCCAGGTCGAGGAGATCGAGGGCGAGCGCGGCGTCATCATCAACACCGCGTCGGTGGCGGCGTTCGAGGGTCAGATCGGCCAGGCGGCCTACTCCGCCTCCAAGGGCGGCATCGTCGGCATGACCCTGCCGATCGCCCGCGACCTGGCCAACCTGAAGATCCGCGTGGTCACGATCGCCCCCGGCCTGTTCGACACCCCGCTGCTCGCCTCCCTGCCGGAGCCGGCCCGCATCTCCCTCGGCCAGCAGGTGCCGCACCCCTCCCGGCTGGGCTCCCCCGACGAGTACGGCCTGCTCGCCACCCAGATCATCGCCAACCCGATGCTCAACGGCGAGACGATCCGCCTCGACGGCGCGATCCGGATGGCGCCGAAGTAG
- a CDS encoding acyltransferase family protein: protein MMPESGGSPGVPRAAGYNPALDGLRALAVLAVLGFHMSVLSGGFLGVDVFLVLSGFLITGLLLAERDRTGSVSLARFYVRRAFRLLPAFGVFVAVGAVLVVAVKSRADQWDFLDNAVSSLLYVNNYYRVFRPDSGGAWFGHTWSLSLEEQFYLIWPAVLVLLCRRPAARRRLPAILTAAAVAVFVWREILIAAGVSDARIYFGLDTRADALLVGAALAAWGWVGPRLPGPADPGGARLHGFAGAVRLADLAARLRGASGVILPVAGPVALAALVGLAFVAPEPGHGITALDLGGFTGVALLAGVVVVSLDRCRQAPLAVVLGSAPMAWFGRISYGFYLWHFPVAGTVRDRLGDRVDTPAQVLIAIALSTALAAGSHYLVERPAQRRRPRWAASPVVPAQRRPDQAVPAAGPVA from the coding sequence ATGATGCCTGAATCCGGTGGTTCACCGGGAGTTCCGCGGGCCGCGGGGTACAACCCGGCCCTCGACGGCCTGCGGGCGCTCGCCGTCCTCGCGGTGCTCGGCTTCCACATGAGCGTCCTGTCCGGCGGGTTTCTCGGCGTCGACGTGTTCCTCGTGCTCAGCGGCTTCCTGATCACGGGGCTGCTGCTGGCCGAGCGGGACCGCACGGGCAGCGTCTCCCTGGCCCGGTTCTACGTGCGGCGTGCCTTCCGGCTGCTGCCGGCGTTCGGCGTCTTCGTCGCGGTCGGCGCGGTGCTCGTCGTCGCGGTGAAGAGCCGGGCCGACCAGTGGGACTTCCTGGACAACGCGGTCAGCTCGCTGCTCTACGTCAACAACTACTACCGGGTGTTCCGGCCGGACTCCGGCGGCGCCTGGTTCGGCCACACCTGGTCGCTGTCGCTGGAGGAGCAGTTCTACCTGATCTGGCCGGCGGTGCTGGTCCTGCTGTGCCGGCGCCCGGCGGCCCGGCGGCGGCTGCCGGCGATCCTCACCGCCGCGGCGGTCGCCGTGTTCGTCTGGCGGGAGATCCTCATCGCCGCCGGGGTGAGCGACGCCCGGATCTACTTCGGCCTGGACACCCGCGCCGACGCGTTGCTCGTCGGGGCCGCCCTCGCCGCCTGGGGGTGGGTCGGGCCGCGGTTGCCGGGGCCGGCGGACCCGGGCGGGGCCCGGCTGCACGGTTTCGCCGGCGCGGTGCGGCTGGCCGATCTCGCGGCGCGCCTGCGCGGCGCCTCCGGGGTGATTCTGCCGGTCGCCGGGCCGGTGGCGCTGGCGGCGCTGGTGGGGCTCGCCTTCGTCGCTCCCGAGCCGGGGCACGGGATCACCGCGTTGGACCTGGGCGGCTTCACCGGTGTCGCGCTGCTCGCCGGGGTGGTCGTGGTGTCCCTCGACCGGTGCCGGCAGGCCCCGCTCGCGGTCGTGCTCGGCAGTGCGCCGATGGCCTGGTTCGGCCGCATCTCCTACGGGTTCTACCTCTGGCACTTCCCGGTCGCCGGCACCGTCCGCGACCGCCTCGGCGACCGCGTCGACACGCCGGCCCAGGTGCTGATCGCCATCGCGCTGAGCACCGCGCTCGCCGCCGGCTCCCACTATCTGGTCGAACGGCCGGCGCAGCGGCGGCGGCCGCGCTGGGCGGCGAGCCCCGTGGTCCCCGCCCAGCGTCGCCCCGACCAGGCCGTCCCCGCCGCCGGGCCGGTGGCCTAG
- a CDS encoding PaaI family thioesterase produces the protein MADGRDAGSAVKSAAEHREFVDLVEALRAAQDTITGASPPEDVARKAREGLEEVTRLLAPFTVSEAEQLAGYLITEPGHAQALAPVLHVDESSTEHVRGRLVLGRYYLGGNGAAHGGSIPLFFDDVLGRLANDGGRGTSRTAYLHVNYRKITPVGQELRVEAHVDRVEGRKRFVVGTIHDPEGDLTVDAEGLFVALRPGQP, from the coding sequence GTGGCGGACGGGAGAGATGCCGGCAGCGCGGTGAAGTCGGCCGCGGAGCACCGCGAGTTCGTCGACCTCGTCGAGGCGCTGCGCGCGGCCCAGGACACGATCACCGGCGCCAGCCCGCCCGAGGACGTCGCCCGCAAGGCCCGGGAGGGGCTGGAGGAGGTGACCCGGTTGCTCGCGCCGTTCACGGTGAGCGAGGCCGAGCAGCTCGCCGGCTACCTGATCACCGAGCCCGGCCACGCCCAGGCGCTCGCGCCGGTTCTCCACGTCGACGAGAGCAGCACCGAGCACGTGCGGGGCCGGCTGGTACTCGGGCGTTACTACCTGGGCGGCAACGGCGCCGCGCACGGCGGCAGCATCCCGCTGTTCTTCGACGACGTGCTGGGCCGGCTGGCGAACGACGGCGGGCGAGGCACCTCCCGCACCGCCTACCTGCACGTCAACTACCGCAAGATCACCCCGGTCGGGCAGGAGCTGCGTGTCGAGGCCCACGTCGACCGGGTGGAGGGCCGCAAGCGCTTCGTGGTCGGGACGATCCACGACCCCGAGGGCGACCTCACCGTCGATGCCGAGGGACTGTTCGTCGCGTTGCGCCCCGGCCAGCCCTGA